One segment of Candidatus Paceibacterota bacterium DNA contains the following:
- a CDS encoding YhjD/YihY/BrkB family envelope integrity protein: MTSYFKFIKKISQEARRVEIPRHAAALAFYAIYALAPIIIIFVSLSGFIVGQGLVEDQIVGYFELRTGGKAVPFVEDFLNGLKESRAHFLFSAVGLLILFYGLSHFFNTLKKAFFDIFGIHFGPVRGVNQTLFNILKSVYYSVFLAGFIILLTFLNIVIPLFTRSAFSSLNSSIASSPFLIFFVVFVLMVFSLAFMYKVVSVGRVNWRDSFFGGFLGALLFSVLNILLSLYFSLFYSAHAIYGASSSLIAFLLWIYSVSQILLFGALGSLLSKEFRNDQ; encoded by the coding sequence GTGACCTCTTACTTTAAGTTTATCAAAAAAATCAGTCAAGAAGCAAGGCGGGTGGAAATTCCAAGGCATGCCGCGGCTTTGGCCTTTTACGCCATCTATGCACTAGCGCCGATAATAATTATATTCGTTTCTCTTAGTGGCTTTATCGTGGGCCAAGGATTGGTTGAAGATCAGATTGTTGGTTATTTTGAATTGAGGACCGGTGGTAAAGCTGTTCCTTTTGTAGAGGATTTTTTGAACGGTCTAAAAGAGTCTAGGGCCCACTTTCTTTTTTCAGCTGTCGGATTGCTCATTCTTTTTTACGGCTTGTCTCATTTTTTCAACACTTTGAAAAAGGCGTTTTTTGATATTTTCGGAATCCACTTTGGGCCAGTTAGGGGTGTCAACCAGACTCTGTTCAATATTTTAAAATCGGTGTATTACTCGGTTTTTTTGGCCGGTTTCATAATTCTGTTGACCTTTCTAAATATTGTTATACCTCTTTTTACACGCTCCGCTTTTAGCTCCCTAAATTCGTCGATTGCCAGTTCGCCGTTTTTGATTTTTTTTGTGGTTTTTGTCCTTATGGTTTTTTCTTTAGCTTTCATGTACAAGGTTGTATCAGTCGGACGTGTGAATTGGCGCGATTCATTTTTTGGCGGATTTCTCGGCGCACTTCTTTTTTCTGTATTAAACATTCTTTTGTCTTTATACTTCAGTTTGTTTTATTCGGCCCATGCTATATATGGCGCCTCGTCTTCACTTATTGCCTTTTTGCTCTGGATTTACAGTGTCAGCCAGATTTTACTTTTCGGTGCTCTAGGATCCCTGCTTTCCAAAGAATTTAGAAATGACCAATAA
- a CDS encoding magnesium transporter, translating to MTNNQENQNPKNIRSFPTDSVGRILTDKVPTALRDSTVGQIEDLLLKGVRGFDNINYIYILDNKNSLVGVISIKEVFRLPKSAKISSVMISNLVSVRPSTDQERAAMLAVKHNIKNIPVVDKNGAFLGVVTSDVIFDVLHQEGIEDVLRSEGILKNYSVSGFLATKTSDHFKKRLPWLLVGLLGGMFAAFVVGFFEQTLSQIILLAAFIPAVVYMADAVGSQTQTLFVRTLSLPDKVKIKSYLKKESTISFLLAVFLGLIAFILVFWWWRDFRISLIIGFSFVLTIFIAALSGIFFPWLFFRLKLDPAIASGPLSTVVRDIFSILVYFLVAYTVTGIF from the coding sequence ATGACCAATAATCAAGAAAATCAAAATCCAAAAAATATCAGAAGTTTTCCGACAGACAGCGTCGGTAGGATTTTGACCGACAAAGTGCCGACAGCGTTAAGGGATTCAACTGTTGGGCAGATAGAAGACCTCTTGTTGAAGGGCGTGAGAGGTTTTGACAATATCAACTATATTTACATTTTAGATAACAAAAATTCTCTTGTCGGGGTTATCTCAATCAAAGAGGTTTTTCGTTTACCCAAGAGCGCCAAGATTTCATCGGTAATGATCTCAAATCTGGTCTCGGTTCGGCCTAGTACAGACCAAGAAAGAGCGGCGATGCTTGCTGTAAAACATAATATTAAAAATATCCCAGTTGTTGATAAAAACGGCGCATTTTTAGGCGTGGTTACTTCCGATGTCATTTTTGATGTTCTACATCAAGAAGGGATTGAAGATGTTTTGCGTTCTGAAGGTATATTAAAAAATTATTCGGTTAGCGGTTTTCTTGCGACCAAAACTTCTGATCACTTCAAGAAGCGTCTACCATGGCTTTTGGTCGGACTTTTAGGCGGTATGTTCGCAGCTTTTGTTGTCGGTTTCTTCGAGCAGACCCTTTCACAGATTATTTTGCTCGCAGCTTTTATTCCGGCAGTAGTTTATATGGCGGACGCTGTCGGTTCCCAAACTCAAACTCTTTTTGTCAGAACACTTTCTTTGCCTGACAAAGTTAAAATAAAAAGCTATTTAAAAAAGGAATCGACCATAAGTTTTTTACTTGCCGTATTTCTTGGCCTCATTGCTTTTATTTTAGTTTTTTGGTGGTGGCGTGATTTTCGAATATCTTTAATTATTGGATTTTCTTTTGTTTTGACGATTTTTATCGCCGCTTTATCCGGAATATTTTTTCCATGGCTGTTTTTCAGATTAAAGCTTGACCCGGCAATTGCTTCTGGACCACTCTCAACTGTTGTTAGGGATATTTTTAGCATCCTCGTTTATTTCTTGGTTGCCTACACCGTTACTGGTATTTTTTAA
- the rpsP gene encoding 30S ribosomal protein S16 — protein sequence MLKIRLQRVGRKHEPVFRLVLTDSKNGPKSGKFLEILGNYDSRRGEDFKFDGDRIKYWISKGAQTSGTVHNLLISKSLFEGKKINVLPKKKPIKKDQPEAQSTSSVSESPDKKESESPVQNSEPSPTPDENSEQETSSPEKTEETASAPSA from the coding sequence ATGTTGAAGATTAGATTACAGAGGGTTGGCAGAAAACACGAGCCGGTTTTTCGGTTGGTTCTGACTGATTCAAAAAATGGTCCAAAGAGCGGAAAATTTTTAGAAATTTTGGGAAACTACGATTCACGTCGAGGTGAAGATTTCAAATTTGACGGCGATAGAATAAAATATTGGATTTCCAAGGGTGCCCAAACCTCCGGCACTGTCCACAATCTTTTGATTTCAAAGAGCTTGTTTGAAGGTAAAAAAATAAATGTCTTGCCAAAGAAAAAGCCAATAAAGAAAGATCAGCCAGAAGCCCAAAGCACTTCTTCAGTAAGCGAATCTCCAGATAAAAAGGAATCCGAGTCTCCGGTCCAAAACAGCGAACCCTCACCGACCCCTGATGAGAATTCAGAACAAGAAACAAGTTCTCCGGAAAAAACCGAAGAAACTGCAAGCGCCCCGTCTGCCTGA
- a CDS encoding DNA-directed RNA polymerase subunit beta produces MTSNQIVIKKEQLKKKYFSRYKDPIAPLSYLVEPQIKSFEWFLKDGLKEVFSEFSKIKDFTEKKFQFDFLGFEIGEPKFDEYFAKENKLTYEAPLKVKVRLNNLGLKTEKEQEIFMADMPLMTNHGTFIVNGIERVVVPQLARAFGVLFNSQYIRGHRYFGAKIIPSRGAWIEIETDQDGVIYARIDRKRKFAITSLFRVLGASTDKEILALFKDKKEAKEHIEKTLAKDPAKSLEQSVIEIHRRLRDGDMATVDNAKDFLNSIFGEERYDLSKVGRYMFNKRFGLGSSVSDLKKKVISLSDLTVIINHIAELNNNPDAKEDDVDHLGSRRVRYVGELFQQKIRIGLAQIKRNIQNRMSTIDSETVLPVNFISPKPLQARIKEFFATNQLSQFMQQENVLSEIEHLRTLSALGPGGLNRARAGFEVRDVHPTHYGRLCPIHTPEGQNIGLILRLALYARVNEFGIIETPYVKVKDGKILGQIDYMDAHEEEKYKIAHAATPYDESGRLIPDHVDVRVKGVPGLVERNDVDYIDVSATQAFSVATSMIPFLNHDDANRALMGSNMQKQATPCVIPEAPLVATGIEEAAALDTGRLVVSSEEGEVSYVDGRLIKIKNKKGKTDEYRLVNFSRTNGFTAFHQRPIVEVGQKVKRGEILADTSSSENGQIALGQNVLVAFMSWSGANYEDANIVNERLVKNSKFTSIHIEEFVVNVRDTKLGPEVTTCDIPNVGETKLRNLAEDGIIRVGAEVRSGDILVGKITPKGETQLTPEERLLRSLFGEKARDVKDTSKRMEVGKRGRVVKVQVFSRENGDKLESGIIKRIHIEVAQLRNVSVGDKLAGRHGNKGVISRILPEEDMPYTKDGQPVDIILTPLGVPSRMNLGQILEMHLGLAANTLNYQAIVPPFFGATGEEIKDELERAGFPRSGKMILHDGRTGEAFNQPIAVGYMYILKLHHMVEDKIHMRSIGPYSLITQQPLGGKAQGGGQRFGEMEVWALLGYGSAHTLREMLTIKSDDIIGRSAAFDAIVRGEKIRELNTPASFNVLLSNLRGLALDVELRKKDEKRRGAEK; encoded by the coding sequence ATGACTTCAAATCAAATAGTTATCAAGAAAGAACAGCTGAAGAAAAAATATTTTAGTCGCTATAAGGACCCAATCGCCCCCCTCTCTTATTTAGTCGAACCACAAATCAAATCTTTTGAGTGGTTTTTGAAAGATGGCTTAAAAGAAGTTTTTTCGGAATTCTCCAAAATCAAAGATTTTACTGAAAAGAAATTCCAATTTGATTTCTTGGGTTTTGAAATCGGTGAACCAAAATTTGATGAATACTTTGCTAAGGAAAACAAACTAACTTACGAAGCGCCACTTAAGGTTAAGGTCAGATTAAATAATCTTGGCTTGAAAACTGAAAAAGAGCAGGAGATTTTTATGGCTGATATGCCACTTATGACGAATCACGGCACTTTCATTGTAAACGGTATAGAGAGAGTCGTTGTTCCACAACTTGCCAGAGCTTTTGGGGTACTCTTCAATTCACAATATATTCGTGGACATAGGTATTTTGGGGCCAAAATCATTCCTTCACGAGGGGCTTGGATTGAAATTGAAACTGATCAAGACGGGGTTATATATGCCAGAATTGATAGGAAAAGAAAATTCGCCATCACCTCTCTTTTTAGAGTTCTTGGCGCCTCTACCGATAAAGAGATTCTTGCTCTTTTTAAAGATAAAAAAGAAGCAAAAGAGCATATCGAAAAAACTTTGGCCAAAGATCCGGCTAAAAGTTTAGAGCAGTCTGTTATTGAGATTCACAGACGTCTTAGGGATGGCGATATGGCGACAGTTGATAACGCCAAAGATTTTTTGAATTCTATTTTCGGCGAAGAAAGATACGACCTCTCAAAGGTCGGGCGATACATGTTTAATAAAAGATTTGGGTTAGGGTCTTCTGTCAGTGATTTGAAAAAGAAAGTTATAAGTTTGTCTGATTTGACAGTCATCATTAATCACATTGCCGAATTAAACAATAACCCAGACGCTAAAGAAGACGATGTTGACCATCTAGGTTCAAGGCGCGTTAGATATGTCGGAGAATTGTTCCAACAGAAAATCCGAATCGGACTGGCACAGATAAAAAGGAATATTCAAAACCGAATGTCCACCATTGATAGCGAAACCGTCTTGCCGGTAAATTTCATTTCTCCTAAGCCCTTGCAGGCTAGGATTAAGGAATTTTTTGCTACAAATCAGCTCTCGCAGTTTATGCAACAAGAGAACGTTCTGTCTGAAATAGAACATCTTAGAACTCTCTCGGCTCTTGGCCCAGGAGGTCTCAATCGCGCTCGCGCCGGTTTTGAAGTCCGCGATGTCCATCCTACCCATTACGGCCGACTCTGCCCGATCCATACTCCTGAAGGTCAAAACATCGGATTAATCTTGCGTTTGGCGCTTTATGCCAGAGTTAATGAATTTGGAATAATTGAGACGCCGTATGTCAAAGTCAAAGATGGAAAAATTTTAGGCCAGATTGACTATATGGATGCCCACGAAGAAGAAAAATACAAAATTGCCCACGCTGCAACCCCCTATGATGAAAGTGGTCGTTTAATACCTGACCATGTCGATGTTAGGGTAAAAGGTGTGCCGGGACTTGTCGAAAGAAATGACGTTGATTATATCGATGTTTCAGCCACTCAAGCTTTTTCTGTTGCCACCTCGATGATTCCTTTTTTAAATCATGATGATGCTAACCGCGCGCTCATGGGTTCAAACATGCAGAAACAAGCGACCCCTTGCGTTATTCCTGAAGCGCCACTTGTCGCAACCGGCATTGAAGAGGCCGCGGCTTTAGACACTGGACGACTTGTAGTTTCGAGCGAAGAAGGAGAGGTTTCCTATGTCGATGGCCGACTAATAAAAATAAAAAACAAGAAAGGTAAGACAGATGAATATCGTTTGGTCAATTTTTCAAGAACTAACGGCTTTACCGCTTTTCATCAGCGACCGATAGTTGAAGTTGGGCAAAAAGTCAAAAGAGGTGAAATTTTGGCTGACACCTCATCGTCTGAAAATGGCCAAATTGCTTTGGGCCAAAATGTTCTAGTCGCTTTCATGTCTTGGTCCGGGGCCAATTATGAAGACGCGAATATTGTTAACGAAAGGTTGGTAAAGAACAGCAAATTTACAAGTATTCATATTGAAGAATTTGTCGTCAATGTCCGAGACACAAAGCTCGGGCCGGAAGTTACGACCTGCGATATTCCTAATGTCGGAGAAACCAAACTTAGAAATTTGGCAGAAGATGGAATTATTCGGGTGGGGGCCGAAGTTCGCTCGGGCGATATATTGGTCGGCAAGATTACTCCAAAAGGTGAGACCCAACTGACTCCTGAAGAGCGTCTGCTTCGCTCTCTTTTCGGTGAAAAGGCCAGAGATGTAAAAGATACCTCAAAGAGAATGGAAGTCGGAAAAAGAGGCAGGGTAGTAAAGGTCCAGGTTTTTTCTAGGGAAAATGGTGACAAACTCGAATCAGGAATTATAAAAAGAATTCATATCGAGGTTGCTCAATTGAGAAATGTTTCTGTGGGTGACAAGCTTGCCGGAAGGCACGGCAATAAGGGTGTAATTTCTAGAATTCTACCAGAGGAAGATATGCCTTACACCAAAGACGGTCAGCCGGTCGATATTATTTTGACCCCTCTTGGCGTACCTTCTAGAATGAATTTGGGGCAAATTTTGGAAATGCATTTGGGTCTAGCCGCTAACACTTTGAATTATCAAGCCATTGTGCCACCATTTTTCGGCGCGACTGGGGAAGAAATAAAAGACGAGCTTGAAAGAGCTGGATTTCCAAGGTCGGGCAAAATGATTCTTCACGACGGCCGAACAGGAGAAGCTTTTAATCAGCCGATTGCTGTTGGCTATATGTATATTCTAAAACTTCACCATATGGTTGAAGATAAAATCCACATGCGTTCGATTGGCCCTTACTCGCTTATTACCCAACAACCGCTTGGTGGTAAAGCCCAAGGTGGCGGACAAAGATTTGGCGAGATGGAAGTCTGGGCGCTTCTTGGTTACGGTTCCGCACATACCTTGCGGGAAATGTTGACGATTAAATCTGACGATATCATTGGAAGAAGTGCGGCTTTTGACGCGATTGTTAGGGGTGAGAAAATAAGGGAACTTAACACTCCTGCGTCTTTTAATGTCTTGCTAAGTAATTTACGCGGTCTAGCTTTAGACGTTGAACTTAGAAAAAAAGATGAAAAAAGAAGGGGTGCGGAGAAATAG
- the rpoC gene encoding DNA-directed RNA polymerase subunit beta', whose product MRTKLSANINDFDSIALRLASPDSIRQWSFGEITKPETINYRTQRSERNGLFDEKIFGPDKDYECYCGKYRGIRYKGIVCEKCGVEITRSIVRRERMGHIELASPVSHIWFLKSVPSRIGMVLGIPAGDLEKVIYFAGYIITSVNEEERKRVLKDLDSEFNSKLKSAQNQKEKDALKEMWVKTRNDIEGLSEGQVLDEVAFHNYSVRYGTIFEAGIGAEAIYKILSNVDLKILESNLEQELEEAGSVEREKIKKRISLVKSMIKNSLRPEWMFLTRIPVIPPALRPMVPLDGGRYATSDVNDLYRRVINRNNRLKKLKEINAPEVILRNEKRILQEAIDALLDNTLRQGTAQSSMIGQGQKRELKSIADNLKGKRGFFRQNLLGKRVDYSGRSVIVIGPDLKLNQCGLPKHMALELFKPFVISQILKKELAFNIKGAGKLIEEGVPEVWAILEEVIRGRYVLLNRAPTLHRLGIQAFQPILIEGNAIQVHPLVCTAFNADFDGDQMAVHVPLSAEAQMEARNIMAADKNILKPGSGDPIVSAKMLDIVLGCFWMTRIIPDEKGEDKHFSSPNEAIGAFDYDIVGFRAKIKVLATDTPKYKEFNGQIFETSVGRLLFNSILPKDYPFLNSEIDRKKMSALVEDLIEKYGIGEIPPIMDKIKSFGFKYATYAGITWGIDEISVPAQKKDIIDAAHKKAEEVLGQYNDGLISSEERLRKNIEIWHWAKGELEKIIPDSLDKKGSVYDMVKSGARGSLSQITQMAGMKGLIQNALGEIIEFPVISSSKEGLTPIEYFITTHGARKGLTDTALNTAKAGYLTRRLFDVAQDSIITEEDCGTKDGIKISRDSDSEIEVPLSKNLKGRFLAEDVVDSDGEIIFKKGHFLTKKDALLVESSKVSEAIVRSPMSCKSISGVCAKCYGADLGSGKSIEIGEAVGTVAAQAIGEPGTQLTMRTFHSGGTASVGGDITTGLPRVEEVFEKRKPKNPAVISTVDGVISSIKNEKGEKSIVVLSSEAKVPKSKSAEIEYPVSFQRSVLVKVGDGVKKGQILTDGSADLDELFKYAGKEATENYIIKEINKLYELQGEPISRKHIEVIVRQMFSRRRVKDSGDTNLSNGDVVEERELTLANESAANLGNKEAKAEKVLMGISEVSLTRKSFLSAASFQHTTRILINAAIRGYEDNLRGLKENVIIGRLIPAGTGFIGSPKQKMIEDSQQDQEVLSS is encoded by the coding sequence ATGAGAACAAAATTATCGGCAAATATAAACGACTTTGACTCTATCGCTCTACGTCTGGCTTCGCCCGACAGCATTAGGCAGTGGTCTTTTGGTGAAATTACCAAACCCGAGACGATAAATTACAGAACTCAAAGAAGCGAGAGAAACGGTCTCTTTGACGAAAAAATATTCGGACCTGACAAGGACTATGAGTGCTATTGTGGCAAATATCGCGGAATTCGCTATAAAGGAATTGTTTGTGAGAAGTGCGGTGTTGAAATCACAAGAAGCATTGTTAGGCGAGAAAGAATGGGACACATTGAGTTGGCAAGTCCGGTTTCTCATATTTGGTTTTTAAAAAGCGTACCTTCAAGAATCGGGATGGTTTTAGGAATTCCAGCCGGTGACTTGGAGAAAGTTATTTATTTTGCTGGTTATATAATCACTTCTGTAAATGAAGAAGAACGAAAGAGGGTTCTGAAGGATTTGGACAGTGAATTCAACAGCAAGCTTAAATCGGCCCAAAACCAGAAAGAAAAAGACGCTCTGAAAGAAATGTGGGTCAAGACCAGAAACGATATTGAAGGTCTTTCCGAAGGGCAAGTCCTTGACGAGGTGGCTTTTCATAACTATTCGGTTCGTTACGGGACAATATTTGAGGCCGGTATTGGCGCCGAAGCTATTTATAAAATCTTAAGCAATGTTGATTTAAAAATTCTTGAAAGCAATTTGGAACAAGAACTTGAGGAAGCTGGATCGGTTGAGAGAGAAAAAATCAAAAAAAGAATTTCTCTGGTTAAATCAATGATTAAAAACAGTTTGCGTCCGGAGTGGATGTTTTTGACTAGAATCCCGGTCATTCCTCCGGCTTTGCGACCAATGGTCCCGCTCGATGGTGGGCGATATGCGACTTCTGACGTCAATGATCTTTATCGCCGGGTGATAAATAGAAACAATCGTCTTAAGAAACTTAAAGAAATCAACGCGCCTGAAGTTATTTTAAGGAACGAAAAAAGAATTTTGCAAGAAGCAATAGATGCTTTGCTTGACAACACTTTGCGCCAAGGTACCGCTCAGTCATCAATGATCGGTCAAGGTCAAAAGCGAGAATTAAAATCGATCGCTGACAATCTGAAAGGTAAAAGAGGGTTCTTCAGGCAGAATCTTTTGGGTAAGCGTGTTGATTATTCCGGCCGATCTGTGATTGTTATTGGTCCGGATCTTAAGCTCAATCAGTGTGGTCTGCCAAAACATATGGCTCTTGAGCTTTTCAAGCCGTTTGTTATTTCTCAAATTCTAAAGAAAGAACTAGCTTTCAACATAAAAGGTGCTGGTAAGTTGATAGAAGAAGGAGTGCCGGAAGTCTGGGCAATTTTAGAAGAGGTTATCAGGGGACGATATGTTCTTCTGAATCGAGCTCCGACTTTGCACCGTCTTGGAATCCAAGCTTTTCAGCCGATTTTGATTGAGGGTAATGCCATTCAAGTTCATCCCTTAGTCTGTACTGCTTTCAATGCGGACTTTGACGGTGATCAGATGGCGGTTCATGTTCCTTTGTCCGCAGAAGCTCAAATGGAAGCTAGAAATATTATGGCGGCCGACAAAAATATTTTAAAGCCGGGAAGCGGTGATCCGATTGTCTCGGCCAAAATGCTTGATATTGTTTTGGGCTGTTTCTGGATGACAAGAATTATTCCTGATGAAAAAGGTGAGGATAAACATTTCTCAAGTCCGAACGAAGCGATTGGTGCTTTTGACTATGATATAGTCGGATTTCGAGCCAAAATAAAAGTCTTGGCGACAGACACTCCGAAATACAAAGAATTCAATGGACAAATTTTTGAGACTTCCGTCGGACGTTTGTTGTTCAACAGTATTTTGCCAAAAGATTATCCTTTCTTAAACTCCGAAATAGACAGGAAAAAGATGTCGGCTTTGGTTGAAGACCTTATTGAAAAATATGGCATTGGAGAGATCCCGCCGATAATGGACAAGATAAAGTCTTTTGGTTTTAAGTATGCAACCTACGCTGGTATTACTTGGGGTATTGATGAGATTTCGGTGCCGGCGCAGAAAAAAGATATAATAGATGCCGCTCATAAAAAAGCTGAAGAGGTTTTGGGTCAGTACAACGACGGTCTTATTTCCAGTGAAGAACGTTTGAGGAAAAATATAGAAATTTGGCATTGGGCTAAGGGTGAGTTGGAAAAAATTATTCCGGACAGTCTTGATAAAAAGGGTTCGGTTTACGACATGGTTAAGTCCGGCGCTAGAGGTTCTCTTTCTCAAATTACCCAGATGGCCGGTATGAAAGGTCTCATCCAAAATGCTCTCGGAGAAATTATTGAATTTCCGGTAATCTCTTCTTCGAAAGAAGGGTTGACTCCGATTGAGTACTTTATTACCACCCACGGCGCCAGAAAAGGCTTGACCGATACGGCTTTGAATACCGCAAAGGCAGGTTACTTAACTCGACGTCTGTTTGATGTGGCGCAAGATTCAATAATTACTGAAGAAGATTGCGGAACAAAAGACGGTATAAAAATCAGCCGTGATTCAGATTCAGAAATTGAGGTCCCACTGTCCAAAAATTTAAAAGGCAGATTTTTAGCTGAAGATGTGGTTGACTCTGACGGAGAAATTATTTTCAAGAAAGGCCATTTTTTGACCAAAAAAGATGCCTTATTAGTTGAGTCGTCCAAAGTCAGCGAGGCGATCGTTCGCTCACCAATGTCGTGTAAGTCTATAAGCGGGGTTTGCGCCAAGTGTTATGGGGCGGATCTTGGTTCCGGCAAATCAATTGAGATTGGTGAAGCGGTCGGAACCGTCGCGGCCCAAGCTATTGGTGAGCCGGGAACCCAATTGACGATGAGAACCTTTCATTCCGGAGGCACCGCTTCGGTAGGTGGGGACATTACCACTGGTTTGCCTAGAGTGGAAGAGGTTTTTGAGAAGAGAAAGCCGAAAAATCCAGCTGTTATTTCAACTGTCGATGGAGTTATTTCCAGCATAAAGAACGAAAAGGGTGAGAAATCAATTGTTGTTCTGTCTTCAGAAGCTAAAGTTCCAAAATCAAAAAGTGCCGAAATTGAATATCCAGTCAGCTTCCAGCGATCGGTTTTGGTGAAGGTTGGCGATGGGGTTAAAAAAGGCCAGATTTTAACCGACGGTTCTGCAGATTTGGACGAACTTTTCAAATATGCCGGCAAAGAAGCGACTGAAAATTATATTATTAAGGAGATAAACAAGCTCTACGAATTACAGGGTGAGCCGATTTCAAGAAAACATATAGAAGTAATTGTTCGCCAAATGTTTTCTAGACGCAGAGTTAAAGATAGCGGTGATACAAATTTATCAAACGGTGATGTTGTTGAGGAGCGGGAATTGACTTTGGCTAACGAGTCAGCCGCGAATTTAGGCAACAAAGAGGCCAAAGCTGAAAAAGTTCTGATGGGTATCTCCGAAGTTTCTC
- the trmD gene encoding tRNA (guanosine(37)-N1)-methyltransferase TrmD, which translates to MTFHVITIFPNSINSYVETSVLRKAQEQKKVKLLFYTPRDFTKDKHRQVDDKPYGGGAGMVMKAEPILKTIDSILKKVKKNESYKIVILSAKGKQFDQKLALNYSKKYDHLILIAGRYEGIDERVRLALKAQEISIGPYVLTDGELPAAVLISTITRLIPGVIKFESLIEESFFNKTKKGEEKTLEYPHYTRPEVLVYKGKKYQTPKVLLSGDHKKINKWREEKKR; encoded by the coding sequence ATGACTTTCCACGTAATTACAATTTTTCCAAACAGCATTAACTCCTACGTAGAAACTTCGGTTCTTCGCAAGGCGCAAGAACAGAAAAAAGTTAAGTTGCTTTTTTACACCCCAAGGGATTTTACAAAGGACAAACACCGACAAGTTGATGATAAACCATATGGTGGCGGAGCCGGTATGGTAATGAAAGCTGAACCGATTCTCAAAACAATTGATTCTATTCTTAAGAAAGTTAAGAAAAATGAAAGTTATAAAATTGTTATTTTGTCGGCAAAAGGTAAGCAGTTTGACCAAAAGTTAGCTCTAAATTATTCAAAAAAATATGACCATCTTATTCTGATCGCCGGTCGGTATGAAGGTATTGACGAAAGAGTGCGCTTGGCTTTAAAAGCCCAAGAAATCTCTATTGGCCCATATGTCTTAACCGACGGCGAACTGCCGGCTGCGGTTTTGATTTCAACCATAACCCGTCTTATTCCCGGAGTCATTAAATTTGAATCTCTAATAGAAGAATCTTTTTTTAATAAAACAAAAAAAGGTGAAGAAAAGACTCTAGAATACCCGCACTATACCCGACCAGAGGTTTTGGTTTATAAAGGCAAAAAATATCAAACTCCAAAAGTTCTTCTCTCCGGCGATCATAAAAAAATCAATAAATGGAGGGAGGAGAAGAAAAGGTGA
- a CDS encoding KH domain-containing protein, whose protein sequence is MESDAVFLEHVVKSLVDNPQDVKINRTVDEMGVLITLDVNPADMGKIIGRDGNTAKAIRTLLRVVGMKNNARVNLKINEPEGGQRRERPAENREKSVDESLNDLKI, encoded by the coding sequence ATGGAAAGTGACGCAGTTTTTTTAGAACATGTCGTAAAGTCTTTGGTCGATAATCCTCAAGATGTAAAAATTAACAGAACTGTTGACGAAATGGGTGTTTTGATAACTTTGGATGTTAATCCCGCCGATATGGGAAAGATCATCGGTCGGGACGGTAACACCGCTAAAGCTATCAGAACTCTTTTGCGTGTTGTCGGTATGAAAAATAACGCCAGAGTCAATCTGAAAATTAACGAACCAGAAGGGGGTCAGAGAAGAGAAAGACCCGCAGAGAATAGAGAGAAGAGCGTAGATGAATCACTAAATGACCTTAAAATTTAG